One Prolixibacteraceae bacterium DNA segment encodes these proteins:
- a CDS encoding dTDP-4-dehydrorhamnose 3,5-epimerase family protein, producing MKLNKTSIDGLLLIENFQAEDNRGAFVKTFNRDDFSNNSLNVEWKESYFSISHKGTIRGMHFQNPPHDHEKLVYVAKGAIIDVVLDLRSDSNTFSQYEIFELNDRNRYSLYIPKGLAHGFMSLEDGTITVYNVSTVYAPESDNGILYNSFGYDWNGITKPIISERDLKFQPFTKFKSPFL from the coding sequence ATGAAACTAAATAAAACGAGTATTGATGGTCTTCTCTTGATTGAAAACTTCCAAGCTGAAGACAATAGAGGCGCTTTCGTTAAGACTTTTAATAGGGATGATTTTTCTAACAATTCATTGAATGTGGAATGGAAAGAGTCATACTTTTCTATATCACATAAAGGTACAATAAGAGGAATGCACTTCCAAAATCCACCTCATGATCATGAGAAGCTTGTTTATGTTGCTAAAGGGGCGATCATAGATGTCGTTTTAGACTTAAGATCTGATTCTAACACTTTCAGTCAGTACGAAATATTCGAGTTAAACGACCGGAACCGATACTCTTTATATATACCCAAGGGACTTGCTCATGGTTTTATGTCGTTAGAAGATGGCACTATAACTGTTTATAACGTTTCGACTGTGTATGCTCCAGAATCTGATAATGGTATATTGTATAACTCTTTTGGCTATGATTGGAATGGTATTACGAAACCAATAATATCAGAAAGAGATTTGAAGTTCCAACCTTTCACTAAATTCAAATCCCCATTTCTATGA
- a CDS encoding NAD-dependent epimerase/dehydratase family protein, protein MRILITGATGFVGSNLARYFNSLDHQVTITIRENSSLKNIEDIKEDISYIYYDGTIKSLKDGLNENKVDYVVHLASLFIAEHKETDVDNLIQSNILFGTHLLEAMRLCNVKKIINTGTSWQYFHKESYNPVSLYAATKQSFSNILKYYVEAEYFSAIDLILFDSYGENDTRGKLINLLNQFAEENRELDMSEGEQRLFFVHIEDICSAYKQALIHLDTIRCNYSEYVIRGNKDYSLKELIQIYEECSNKKVLINWGKRSYRRREVMEPYYGGTILPSWTCKIDLKQGLERLYKK, encoded by the coding sequence ATGAGAATCCTGATCACTGGAGCAACTGGTTTTGTAGGCTCAAACCTAGCACGTTATTTTAATAGCTTAGATCACCAAGTAACTATAACTATTCGAGAGAACTCCTCATTAAAGAATATTGAGGATATAAAAGAAGACATATCCTACATATACTACGATGGTACGATAAAAAGTCTTAAGGATGGTCTAAATGAGAATAAAGTTGATTATGTTGTTCACCTGGCGTCTCTTTTTATTGCTGAACATAAGGAAACAGATGTAGACAATCTGATACAAAGTAATATACTCTTTGGTACACACTTACTAGAAGCAATGCGACTATGCAATGTAAAAAAGATAATTAATACTGGTACCTCTTGGCAGTATTTTCATAAAGAGTCGTATAACCCTGTTTCTTTATATGCAGCAACCAAACAAAGCTTTAGTAATATTTTAAAATACTATGTCGAGGCAGAATATTTTTCTGCCATTGACCTTATATTATTCGATAGTTATGGAGAAAATGACACTAGAGGAAAACTTATTAACCTACTTAATCAATTCGCAGAAGAGAACAGAGAACTAGATATGTCTGAGGGAGAACAAAGATTATTCTTTGTTCATATCGAAGATATTTGTTCTGCGTATAAACAAGCTCTTATACATTTGGACACTATCAGATGCAATTACTCAGAATATGTCATTCGAGGTAATAAGGATTATTCATTAAAAGAATTAATTCAAATATATGAAGAATGTTCCAATAAAAAAGTTCTAATTAATTGGGGAAAACGATCCTATCGTAGAAGAGAGGTTATGGAACCATACTATGGTGGTACTATTTTGCCTAGTTGGACCTGCAAGATAGATCTTAAGCAAGGTTTAGAACGACTTTACAAAAAGTAA
- a CDS encoding glycosyltransferase has product MVTYNNKVDYNSIDKESNCSSIEVSVLMSIYDENYNQVSEAVKSILNQTFDKIEFIIVLDDPHNYEIKKYLSRINDSRIILIENKENIGLAHSMNIAIKASNGRYIARMDADDISFPTRLAQQFQYMEQNKDIGILGTQIKKFGDSSRYWLNVTEPKAIKAKLFFKCCIAHPTVMIRKSILIDRNLHYNTRFKSSQDYNLWSRASLDVSIANLPEVLLFYRVHKQQITQRNKKEQQKFFGESQLELVKNILGSITEEEKKISALIWKEEKITDKNDIASFESLIRNLIKQNRHKNIYNLIEFEVPIANLLVKRITPFRIKNYLFLFRITMKNGFFNFIHRKSKKKLLRFSIKRKFRKNNFQNTIL; this is encoded by the coding sequence ATGGTGACTTACAACAATAAAGTGGATTACAATAGTATCGATAAAGAAAGTAATTGTAGTAGCATTGAGGTTTCAGTCTTAATGTCAATATATGATGAAAATTATAATCAAGTTTCAGAAGCAGTTAAATCTATCTTAAATCAAACATTCGACAAAATTGAATTTATTATAGTTCTTGATGACCCTCACAACTATGAAATAAAAAAGTATCTCTCAAGAATAAATGATAGTCGCATTATACTCATTGAAAATAAAGAAAATATTGGACTTGCTCATAGTATGAATATTGCAATTAAGGCATCAAACGGACGTTATATTGCAAGAATGGATGCTGATGATATCTCTTTTCCTACTAGGCTCGCACAACAATTCCAATATATGGAACAGAACAAGGATATCGGTATTCTAGGAACACAGATTAAAAAATTTGGAGACTCATCGCGTTATTGGCTTAATGTAACAGAACCTAAAGCTATTAAAGCCAAACTATTCTTTAAATGTTGTATTGCACACCCAACAGTAATGATACGTAAATCAATTTTGATAGATAGGAATCTACATTATAACACGAGATTTAAGTCGTCTCAAGACTATAATCTGTGGAGTAGAGCTTCTCTTGATGTAAGTATCGCGAACCTTCCAGAAGTACTTCTTTTCTATAGGGTCCATAAGCAACAGATAACTCAAAGAAACAAAAAAGAACAACAAAAGTTTTTTGGTGAATCACAATTAGAATTGGTAAAAAATATTTTAGGATCAATTACCGAAGAAGAAAAAAAGATCAGTGCATTGATATGGAAAGAAGAGAAAATAACAGACAAAAATGATATTGCTTCTTTTGAATCACTTATTCGAAATTTGATCAAGCAGAATAGACACAAAAATATATATAATCTCATTGAATTTGAAGTTCCAATAGCGAACTTATTAGTAAAAAGAATTACTCCATTTAGAATTAAGAATTATTTATTTCTCTTTAGAATAACAATGAAAAATGGTTTTTTCAATTTTATCCATAGAAAAAGCAAAAAAAAATTATTACGTTTCTCTATTAAACGAAAATTCCGAAAAAATAATTTTCAAAATACTATACTATAG
- a CDS encoding glycosyltransferase family 4 protein, with product MKILHINSQPKWGGGEQQTCDIMEAMTQVDTENILLCTEGSKLEEYCKQRNIQNITSTKIKKDKFKVAKEIVNITNQVEPDIIHIHEKRFLNPLLIAKYIYGMTTKVVYSQKTLISKKKPLSFIKYNNPNIKGYMCVSNAVKKTLDPFLFEKNKEKSKVIYDGKKPPNDSPINAVDLRKKFKIPQDKYLVGNISNHNRSKDLHTFIKTIHHTVNVLKKTDLHFIQIGSPTSSTPKLQKLIKQYGIEDYITMAGFMNEAYNLTPQFDCYLMTSCREGLPHTIMEVFYLGIPVVTTNAGGIPEVVKQDETGLICQIGDFKSLANNIIRLRQEPQLRETIIQNGKQSFNDNFLPSVMANKLLKLYKEAMM from the coding sequence ATGAAAATACTACATATAAATTCGCAGCCTAAATGGGGGGGGGGAGAACAGCAGACGTGTGACATCATGGAGGCCATGACTCAGGTAGACACTGAAAACATTTTGTTGTGTACTGAAGGTTCTAAGCTTGAGGAATATTGTAAACAGCGTAACATTCAGAATATCACCTCAACTAAAATAAAAAAGGATAAATTTAAGGTCGCTAAAGAGATTGTGAATATCACAAATCAAGTGGAGCCAGACATTATTCATATTCATGAGAAAAGATTTTTGAATCCTCTTCTTATTGCAAAATATATATACGGGATGACTACGAAGGTGGTTTATTCTCAAAAAACACTGATCTCTAAGAAGAAACCACTTAGTTTTATCAAATACAATAACCCTAATATTAAAGGGTATATGTGTGTGTCTAATGCAGTCAAGAAGACATTGGATCCGTTTCTGTTTGAAAAGAACAAAGAGAAGTCAAAAGTCATTTATGATGGGAAAAAACCACCCAATGACTCCCCTATTAATGCTGTAGACCTAAGAAAGAAATTCAAGATACCTCAAGATAAATACCTTGTTGGTAATATTTCAAATCATAACAGAAGTAAGGATCTACATACATTCATAAAGACAATACACCATACTGTCAATGTATTAAAGAAGACTGATTTACACTTTATACAAATAGGTAGTCCCACTTCTTCCACACCAAAACTTCAAAAATTGATCAAGCAATATGGTATTGAAGACTATATAACAATGGCAGGGTTTATGAATGAGGCATATAACTTGACACCACAGTTCGATTGCTATTTAATGACTTCATGTAGAGAAGGACTTCCACACACAATCATGGAAGTATTCTATCTAGGAATACCTGTGGTTACAACGAATGCTGGTGGAATACCAGAAGTCGTAAAGCAGGACGAGACAGGTCTAATTTGTCAGATTGGGGATTTTAAATCTCTTGCGAATAATATTATTCGTTTAAGACAAGAACCACAATTAAGGGAGACAATAATTCAGAATGGGAAACAATCTTTTAATGATAATTTCCTTCCTTCAGTGATGGCAAATAAACTTCTAAAACTTTACAAGGAAGCAATGATGTAA
- the pyrH gene encoding UMP kinase, protein MAKFKRVLLKLSGESLMGSQEYGIDSQRLNDYATQIKEIVEKGVQVAIVIGGGNIFRGLSGSTQGFDRVKGDQMGMLATVINSLALGSALKNHGVSNRVLTAIRMEPIGEFYSKDKAVESLEKGEVVILSGGTGNPYFTTDTGSSLRGIEVEADVMLKGTRVDGIYTADPEKDPTATKYEKITFDEVYSQGLKVMDLTATAMCKENNLPVIVFDMDTIGNLVKVIDGENIGTYVYNN, encoded by the coding sequence ATGGCAAAATTTAAAAGAGTACTACTTAAATTATCTGGAGAATCATTGATGGGAAGTCAGGAATACGGTATCGATTCCCAAAGACTAAATGACTATGCTACACAAATCAAAGAGATCGTAGAGAAAGGCGTTCAAGTAGCCATAGTAATTGGAGGGGGAAATATCTTTAGAGGTCTAAGTGGTTCAACTCAAGGCTTTGATAGAGTGAAAGGAGACCAAATGGGGATGTTAGCAACAGTTATCAATAGTCTTGCTCTTGGTTCTGCCTTAAAAAATCATGGTGTCTCCAATCGTGTATTGACTGCGATCCGCATGGAACCTATAGGAGAGTTCTACTCTAAAGATAAAGCAGTTGAGTCTCTTGAAAAAGGAGAAGTTGTAATTCTATCAGGAGGAACAGGAAACCCTTACTTCACAACAGACACAGGATCAAGTCTTCGTGGTATTGAAGTCGAAGCAGATGTGATGCTGAAGGGGACTCGTGTAGATGGTATTTATACTGCTGATCCTGAAAAAGATCCTACTGCAACGAAATACGAAAAGATCACATTTGACGAAGTATATAGCCAAGGACTGAAAGTAATGGATCTTACTGCAACAGCAATGTGTAAGGAAAATAATCTTCCTGTTATTGTATTTGATATGGACACGATTGGAAACTTAGTAAAAGTTATCGATGGTGAAAATATTGGAACCTATGTATATAATAACTAA
- the frr gene encoding ribosome recycling factor — translation MNEELQMILDMVQEKMDNSIEHLNNELNSIRAGKASPRMLDGLMIDYYGSQTPLSQVANVNTPDARTIAIQPWEKTLIPDIERAIINSNLGLNPENNGEIIRLNVPPLTEERRKSLVKDANNVGENAKIAIRSARKDANDTFKKMLKDSEISEDQEKNLLNDVQDFTNSFIKKIDELLKEKEADILTV, via the coding sequence ATGAATGAAGAGTTACAAATGATTTTAGATATGGTTCAGGAAAAGATGGACAACTCTATTGAACATCTTAATAATGAACTTAATAGTATCCGCGCAGGAAAAGCATCACCTCGTATGTTAGATGGTCTTATGATCGACTATTATGGTTCACAAACACCACTATCTCAGGTTGCAAATGTGAATACTCCAGATGCTCGTACTATTGCTATTCAGCCATGGGAAAAGACATTAATCCCAGATATCGAAAGAGCAATTATCAACTCTAACTTAGGACTTAATCCTGAAAATAATGGTGAAATAATTCGTCTTAACGTACCACCATTGACTGAAGAACGTCGTAAATCACTTGTAAAGGATGCAAACAACGTTGGAGAGAATGCTAAGATTGCTATTCGTAGTGCTAGAAAAGATGCCAATGATACATTCAAGAAAATGTTAAAAGACAGTGAAATTTCTGAAGATCAAGAAAAGAACCTTCTTAACGATGTTCAGGATTTTACGAACTCCTTTATCAAGAAAATTGATGAGTTATTAAAAGAAAAAGAAGCAGATATTCTTACTGTTTAA
- a CDS encoding branched-chain amino acid aminotransferase, producing METKDWKNLGFGYSKTDYNVRCYFKDGKWGKLETHSSEAITMHMGATCLHYGQECFEGMKAFRGKDGKIRVFRMKDNAKRMAESAEGIRMQPIPEDVFCNAVREAVKLNERFVPPFDSGASLYIRPLLIGTGPQVGVKPADEYLFIVFVMPVGPYFKEGFKPTDLAIYREYDRAAPHGTGKFKVGGNYAASMAAGERAHEEGFSAVLYLDAKEKKYIDECGPANFFAIQGNKYITPRSTSILESITNKSLRQIATDLGMEVEVRPILEDELSNFDEVGACGTAAVISPIKRVVDVEENKEYNYGDEPGKVSTKLYETLRGIQYGTMEDKHNWVEVIE from the coding sequence ATGGAAACAAAAGACTGGAAAAATCTCGGGTTCGGCTATTCAAAAACCGACTATAATGTACGCTGCTATTTTAAAGATGGCAAGTGGGGGAAACTTGAGACACACTCATCGGAAGCGATAACTATGCACATGGGAGCAACTTGCCTACACTATGGACAAGAGTGCTTTGAAGGAATGAAAGCATTCCGTGGAAAAGATGGGAAGATTCGTGTGTTTCGCATGAAAGATAATGCCAAACGTATGGCTGAATCAGCGGAAGGTATTAGAATGCAACCCATTCCAGAAGATGTCTTTTGTAATGCAGTAAGAGAAGCAGTAAAATTGAACGAACGTTTCGTTCCACCTTTTGATAGTGGAGCTTCTTTATATATCCGTCCTCTTCTAATTGGAACAGGACCTCAAGTCGGTGTTAAACCTGCTGATGAATATCTATTCATTGTTTTTGTAATGCCTGTAGGCCCTTATTTTAAAGAGGGATTTAAACCTACAGATCTTGCAATCTATCGTGAATATGATAGAGCTGCTCCTCATGGGACAGGTAAGTTTAAAGTAGGTGGAAACTATGCTGCAAGTATGGCTGCTGGAGAGAGAGCACACGAAGAAGGTTTCTCTGCTGTACTTTACTTAGATGCAAAAGAGAAGAAATATATTGATGAATGTGGACCAGCAAACTTCTTTGCAATCCAAGGAAATAAATATATTACTCCTAGATCTACATCTATTCTAGAGTCTATCACCAATAAGAGTCTTCGCCAGATAGCTACAGACCTTGGCATGGAGGTAGAGGTGAGACCAATCTTAGAAGATGAACTATCAAACTTTGATGAAGTGGGTGCATGTGGTACGGCTGCAGTAATCTCTCCTATCAAACGAGTGGTAGATGTTGAAGAGAACAAAGAGTATAACTATGGAGATGAACCAGGCAAAGTAAGTACAAAACTGTACGAGACTTTAAGAGGTATTCAATATGGTACAATGGAAGACAAGCACAATTGGGTTGAAGTAATTGAATAG